One Vibrio gallaecicus genomic region harbors:
- a CDS encoding helix-turn-helix domain-containing protein → MPSITISRFTNFIHRRKERYPASKNGLFLVTKGSISFSLAHGVNGSLNSGDFALYTSGEIQDIVINTERGEFSGMCLDFDLSIFQSFLSQYSEIEIPRPSKEYIKFNKSNVNIHQLKELMLTLAELEQPNDFALAKLATALLSLIVEEQPASLAIIANAAQLTVTQKVIRYIEQNIDNDITLDSLADYMGMSPATLKRRLSAENLSFSSLLKVKRISHAATHLRTTNKSITQIAYESGFKSAAHFSTAFKNFHGQTPKDFRVKVENKFNT, encoded by the coding sequence ATGCCATCTATCACAATCAGTCGATTTACCAATTTCATTCACAGAAGAAAAGAACGCTATCCAGCATCTAAGAATGGTTTATTCCTTGTCACTAAAGGCAGCATATCTTTTTCTCTTGCGCATGGAGTAAACGGAAGCCTTAACTCGGGAGATTTTGCCCTCTACACCTCAGGGGAAATTCAAGATATCGTTATCAATACAGAACGAGGTGAATTCTCAGGAATGTGCTTAGATTTCGATCTATCGATTTTCCAAAGTTTCCTAAGCCAATATTCTGAAATTGAAATACCAAGACCCTCTAAAGAATACATCAAGTTCAATAAAAGCAACGTCAATATTCACCAGCTGAAAGAGCTGATGTTAACGTTAGCAGAATTAGAACAACCCAATGATTTTGCCTTAGCGAAACTCGCAACAGCCTTACTTTCATTAATCGTTGAAGAACAACCAGCTTCACTTGCCATCATAGCAAACGCTGCTCAATTAACTGTTACCCAAAAAGTCATTCGCTATATCGAACAAAACATAGATAACGATATTACTCTCGACTCATTAGCCGACTATATGGGCATGTCACCTGCAACCCTTAAACGCCGTTTATCAGCAGAGAATTTGTCATTTTCGAGTTTATTAAAGGTAAAAAGAATTAGCCATGCCGCGACTCATTTGAGAACAACAAATAAATCCATCACGCAAATTGCTTATGAATCTGGCTTTAAAAGTGCAGCTCACTTTAGTACAGCATTTAAAAATTTCCATGGGCAAACCCCAAAAGATTTCCGGGTTAAAGTAGAAAATAAATTTAATACCTAA
- a CDS encoding DUF3024 domain-containing protein gives MSVVKMEIGRLLAGAERVCHSRNTSLPVALGKSLFEPCLNGAVFSKAHYLLDSSHCDYTDEVAKVVFEEANQIWLLFMPMDKGQVDLKWGPYPFLPQCHDIDIILQEIEKDPHAYFWG, from the coding sequence ATGTCTGTAGTTAAAATGGAAATAGGTCGGTTACTCGCTGGTGCTGAGCGAGTTTGCCATTCGAGGAATACTAGTTTACCTGTTGCGCTCGGGAAGTCTCTTTTTGAACCTTGTCTGAATGGTGCTGTTTTTTCAAAAGCGCATTATTTACTGGATTCTTCGCACTGCGATTATACCGACGAAGTTGCCAAAGTTGTTTTTGAAGAAGCCAACCAGATTTGGTTGTTATTTATGCCGATGGATAAGGGACAAGTGGACTTAAAGTGGGGACCCTATCCATTCTTACCTCAATGCCATGACATTGATATTATTCTTCAAGAAATAGAAAAAGATCCTCATGCCTATTTTTGGGGGTAA
- a CDS encoding phosphate ABC transporter substrate-binding protein produces MLRVALASLLTLALSSQVVLAQETNISGSTSVARVMDVLAEEYNKTHPNNFIAVQGIGSTAGITMVTKGVSDLGMSSRYLTEREQGEKLDVFPIAFDGLAVVVNRSNSVNNISRKQLFDIYKGNITNWKQVGGADQAIAVVTREASSGSRYSFESLMGLTRIINDRLVSDINPNNLVVNGNSMVKTIVNHNPHAIGFVSVGSIDRSIKAITFEGITPSSKNIANHTYELARPFLILHRKEALSKESLSFINYVKSPEGQSLIEEYGYTKVK; encoded by the coding sequence ATGTTACGAGTTGCACTTGCTTCTCTCTTAACCCTTGCCCTGTCTTCTCAGGTCGTTCTTGCTCAAGAAACCAATATCTCAGGTTCAACTTCTGTTGCTAGAGTTATGGACGTACTAGCGGAAGAGTATAATAAAACTCACCCAAATAATTTCATCGCGGTACAAGGTATAGGTTCAACTGCCGGTATTACTATGGTGACAAAAGGTGTATCAGATTTAGGGATGAGCTCGCGTTATTTAACTGAGCGAGAACAAGGTGAGAAACTGGATGTTTTTCCAATTGCCTTCGATGGACTAGCGGTGGTTGTTAACCGTTCAAACAGCGTAAACAACATCTCTAGAAAGCAACTTTTCGACATATACAAAGGCAATATAACAAATTGGAAGCAAGTCGGTGGTGCAGACCAAGCTATTGCAGTGGTCACTCGTGAAGCATCTTCTGGCTCTCGTTACAGTTTTGAAAGCTTAATGGGGCTCACTAGAATTATTAACGATCGATTAGTATCCGATATCAACCCAAATAACCTTGTCGTTAACGGTAACAGCATGGTGAAAACCATTGTTAACCATAACCCTCACGCCATTGGCTTCGTTTCTGTTGGGTCAATCGACCGCTCAATTAAAGCCATCACTTTCGAAGGTATCACTCCAAGTTCTAAAAACATAGCGAACCACACTTACGAACTCGCTCGCCCATTCTTAATATTGCATCGTAAAGAAGCATTATCAAAAGAGAGTCTAAGTTTTATTAACTATGTGAAGTCACCTGAAGGTCAAAGTTTAATTGAAGAGTATGGCTATACGAAAGTTAAATAA
- a CDS encoding MaoC family dehydratase, with protein MKVIDLLKHRGDSFSAQHSEFMQWMSPTLKEYWGDFMNRTQNSHFFAWVRDHHKPAVNEPDIQIEVPVEKPIVLKPEAQAVFNELSEQIGEVIHTGDWMNVSQERIDQFGQVTEDMQWIHTDPSKAETDSPFKTTIAHGFLTLSLLPKLTDSVDPENSQFPTAKMVVNLGLNQVRFPYPVKSGNNVRAKSTLLKVTPIKKGLEIEREIKVEIEGIRRPGCVVVSVIQLHF; from the coding sequence ATGAAGGTCATTGATTTACTTAAACATAGAGGCGACAGTTTTTCTGCACAGCACTCAGAGTTTATGCAATGGATGTCTCCTACTCTAAAAGAGTATTGGGGTGACTTCATGAACCGCACGCAAAATAGTCACTTCTTTGCTTGGGTTCGTGATCATCATAAGCCTGCGGTCAATGAACCTGATATTCAAATTGAAGTACCTGTAGAAAAACCGATCGTACTTAAACCAGAAGCGCAGGCTGTGTTTAACGAATTAAGCGAGCAAATTGGTGAAGTTATCCATACTGGTGATTGGATGAACGTTAGCCAAGAACGCATCGATCAGTTTGGGCAGGTAACGGAAGACATGCAATGGATCCACACTGATCCAAGCAAAGCTGAAACTGACTCTCCTTTTAAGACGACTATTGCTCATGGTTTTCTAACGTTATCTTTGCTTCCAAAATTGACAGATAGCGTTGACCCTGAAAACTCTCAATTCCCGACAGCTAAAATGGTGGTAAACCTTGGTTTGAACCAAGTTCGCTTTCCTTACCCTGTGAAATCAGGTAATAACGTACGAGCAAAGAGTACGCTATTGAAAGTGACACCAATTAAGAAAGGTTTAGAGATTGAACGTGAGATTAAGGTAGAAATTGAAGGTATTCGACGCCCTGGTTGTGTTGTCGTTTCAGTGATTCAATTGCACTTTTAA